A genomic segment from Pyxidicoccus trucidator encodes:
- a CDS encoding M36 family metallopeptidase — protein sequence MSSGPYRRRLFHAVFVMGALTGSTALGAASDSDSARNFDARDTYNAQARFSFSVTQQAGQRALRQSVPELLVEVDESRGLVRSLTNPVGALSEPRSGDALAVGLDFVQKHHEALGLQLGDLANLEVSDRVYSKNSGVTNLYLRQTFKGLPVYNAQLQINVDRDGRVLSVHSDFLPSLESAIASVEPRVGAAEAVASLAKHLGAESGEAPRALKPEAGVKQRTRVEAEGLSTEPIDAELAVLPVRLGEARLVWRFQVHTPDQQHDFDVTVDAQTGEVWTRFDWVAADSYKVYPVPVESPNHTSPLPPSDGRVTVTNPANALASPYGWHDTNGVAGAEFTIPRGNNVHAYEDRDANGAPPASETSCGAALNCSFTLALTGAPSTYIPAAVTNLFYWNNIIHDVTYQYGFNELAGNFQVNNYGRGGLGNDDVRAEAQDGGGTNNANFSTPPDGQRPRMQMYVWTAPTPDKDGDLDTGIVVHEYGHGISNRLVGGPSNVSCLGNRQQPGEGISDFLSLWFTARAADTAALGRGVGTYALNQATTGVGIRTQRYSTSASVNTWTYASINGMAVPHGVGSVFAQGMWEAYWALVTQWGFSSNLYSATGGAGNQRFMQYFIQGLKNSPCSPTFTQIRDGIIQAATTLNGGADVCRLWTAFAAFGLGTNAVSGGSASTTPTNGFSVPTTCL from the coding sequence ATGTCCTCAGGTCCTTACCGAAGGCGCCTCTTTCATGCGGTGTTCGTCATGGGGGCCCTCACGGGTTCCACGGCGCTGGGCGCCGCGTCGGATTCCGACAGTGCCCGCAACTTCGACGCCCGCGACACGTACAACGCGCAGGCGCGCTTCAGCTTCTCCGTGACGCAGCAGGCAGGGCAGAGGGCGCTGCGGCAGAGCGTGCCGGAGCTGCTGGTGGAGGTCGATGAGTCGCGCGGGCTGGTGCGCTCGCTCACCAACCCCGTGGGCGCCCTCTCCGAGCCGCGCAGCGGCGACGCGCTGGCCGTCGGCCTGGACTTCGTCCAGAAGCACCACGAGGCGCTCGGGCTGCAGCTGGGCGACCTGGCCAACCTGGAGGTCTCCGACCGCGTCTATTCGAAGAACAGCGGCGTGACGAACCTGTACCTGCGCCAGACGTTCAAGGGACTTCCCGTCTACAACGCGCAGCTGCAGATCAACGTGGACCGGGATGGGCGCGTGCTGTCCGTACACAGCGACTTCCTGCCCTCGCTGGAGTCGGCCATCGCCAGCGTGGAGCCTCGCGTGGGAGCCGCCGAGGCGGTGGCGAGCCTGGCGAAGCACCTGGGCGCGGAGTCTGGTGAGGCGCCCCGCGCGCTGAAGCCGGAGGCGGGCGTGAAGCAGCGCACGCGCGTGGAGGCGGAAGGTCTGTCGACGGAGCCCATCGACGCGGAGCTGGCGGTGCTGCCGGTGCGTCTGGGCGAGGCGCGCCTGGTGTGGCGCTTCCAGGTCCACACCCCGGACCAGCAGCACGACTTCGACGTGACGGTGGATGCGCAGACGGGCGAGGTCTGGACGCGCTTCGACTGGGTGGCCGCGGATTCCTACAAGGTCTACCCGGTGCCGGTGGAGAGCCCCAACCACACCTCGCCGCTGCCGCCCTCGGACGGCCGCGTGACGGTGACCAACCCCGCCAACGCGCTGGCCTCGCCCTACGGCTGGCATGACACCAACGGCGTGGCCGGGGCCGAGTTCACGATTCCCCGCGGCAACAACGTGCATGCGTACGAGGACCGGGACGCCAACGGCGCGCCGCCCGCTTCCGAGACGAGCTGCGGCGCCGCGCTCAACTGCAGCTTCACCCTCGCCCTCACGGGCGCGCCGTCCACGTACATCCCGGCGGCCGTCACCAACCTGTTCTACTGGAACAACATCATCCACGACGTCACGTACCAGTACGGGTTCAACGAGCTGGCCGGCAACTTCCAGGTGAACAACTACGGCCGCGGCGGCCTGGGCAACGACGACGTGCGCGCCGAGGCGCAGGACGGCGGCGGCACCAACAACGCCAACTTCTCCACCCCGCCGGATGGTCAGCGCCCGCGCATGCAGATGTACGTCTGGACGGCGCCCACCCCGGACAAGGACGGAGACCTGGACACGGGCATCGTCGTCCACGAGTACGGGCATGGCATCTCCAACCGCCTGGTGGGCGGCCCCAGCAACGTGTCCTGCCTGGGCAACCGGCAGCAGCCGGGCGAGGGCATCAGCGACTTCCTGTCGCTCTGGTTCACGGCGAGGGCGGCGGACACGGCCGCGCTGGGCCGCGGCGTGGGCACGTACGCGCTGAACCAGGCCACCACCGGCGTGGGCATCCGCACCCAGCGCTACAGCACGAGCGCGAGCGTCAACACGTGGACCTATGCCAGCATCAACGGCATGGCCGTGCCGCACGGCGTGGGCTCGGTGTTCGCCCAGGGCATGTGGGAGGCCTACTGGGCGCTGGTGACCCAGTGGGGCTTCAGCAGCAACCTCTACAGCGCGACGGGCGGCGCGGGTAACCAGCGCTTCATGCAGTACTTCATCCAGGGCCTGAAGAACTCGCCGTGCAGCCCCACCTTCACCCAGATTCGTGACGGCATCATCCAGGCGGCCACGACCCTGAACGGTGGCGCGGACGTCTGCCGCCTCTGGACCGCGTTCGCCGCCTTCGGCCTGGGCACGAACGCCGTCTCCGGCGGCTCGGCCAGCACCACGCCGACCAACGGCTTCTCCGTGCCCACCACGTGCCTGTAG